One window of Nymphaea colorata isolate Beijing-Zhang1983 chromosome 11, ASM883128v2, whole genome shotgun sequence genomic DNA carries:
- the LOC116263834 gene encoding pentatricopeptide repeat-containing protein At1g08070, chloroplastic-like, whose protein sequence is MEPRLLVYRLRTCTNLRQVKQVHSFLVASGVQENFGGAMVLKMVDMGLLEYAQQVFDEIRQPNVFVSNSLLSGLSWSGLKEKAVRCFVSIHRKDHLLNSFSFSPVLKACAAIPEVHAGKQIHALIVRMGFGSNVVVRTGLVDFYGKLRDMDSAECAFNEILWKDVVSYNALISGFSKNGRMEDARRVFDEMRERNVVTWNAMISGYMHNGKHMEGMEMFERMCVEGVEPSEVTLVTALSIAAKLGDLERGQRIKNFIDDIGFKMSMILSTAVMEMYVKCGSVGEARKIFDATSERDAVFWTTMIAGYTQNGQFDEAIMLFDQMKEEKVKPNEVTLVSVLSACARSGSADVGDELGTYLESEDMSSSVFVGSALVDMYAKTGKIVKARQMFDKITHRDVVSWNAMIGGLAMHGLFSDVVELFGQMRELAIEPNDVTFVGLLTACVHAGLVEMGCRIYDFMETDFGIIPQIEHCACIVDLFCRAGLVRDAYAFIRKMVLKPNAVIWGTLLSACRICNDVKLAEFAAKELMILEPNNSGNYVLLSNIYANAGRWDDAVRLRALMKEKGVQKNPAYSWIEVENVVHKFLVGDTSHPQSDEIYCALECLGLAIEESNEYMSLSR, encoded by the coding sequence ATGGAGCCGCGTCTGCTCGTTTACCGGCTGCGCACGTGCACTAACCTCAGACAGGTGAAGCAGGTGCACTCTTTCTTGGTCGCGTCCGGCGTGCAGGAAAATTTCGGGGGAGCTATGGTGTTGAAGATGGTCGATATGGGCCTGCTGGAATATGCGCAGCAAGTATTCGACGAAATTCGTCAGCCAAATGTGTTCGTGTCCAACTCGCTGCTTTCTGGTCTTTCATGGTCGGGATTGAAGGAGAAAGCAGTGAGGTGCTTCGTGTCGATCCACCGTAAGGACCACCTGCTCAATTCATTCTCGTTTTCGCCTGTTTTGAAGGCGTGTGCGGCGATTCCGGAAGTGCATGCAGGAAAGCAGATACATGCGTTGATAGTTAGAATGGGTTTCGGCTCGAACGTGGTCGTCCGAACGGGATTAGTCGATTTCTACGGGAAGCTAAGGGATATGGATTCCGCTGAGTGCGCTTTCAATGAGATATTGTGGAAGGACGTGGTCTCTTACAACGCATTGATATCTGGGTTCTCGAAGAATGGAAGAATGGAGGATGCTCGTCgagtgtttgatgaaatgcgGGAGAGGAATGTGGTGACTTGGAATGCGATGATATCTGGATATATGCATAATGGGAAGCACATGGAGGGAATGGAAATGTTCGAGCGCATGTGTGTTGAAGGAGTGGAGCCAAGTGAAGTCACTTTGGTGACGGCATTGTCTATTGCTGCTAAGCTTGGAGATCTGGAAAGGGGTCAGAGGATTAAGAATTTCATTGACGACATTGGATTCAAGATGAGCATGATTTTGTCAACTGCGGTCATGGAGATGTATGTGAAATGTGGGTCGGTAGGTGAAGCGCGCAAAATATTTGATGCAACTTCTGAGAGGGATGCTGTTTTTTGGACTACCATGATTGCTGGATACACACAGAATGGGCAGTTTGATGAAGCTATCATGCtatttgatcaaatgaaggaaGAGAAAGTAAAGCCCAACGAGGTTACACTTGTTAGTGTGCTCTCTGCATGTGCTCGCTCTGGATCTGCAGACGTTGGTGACGAGTTGGGGACTTACTTAGAGAGTGAAGATATGAGCTCCAGTGTGTTTGTTGGATCTGCATTAGTGGACATGTATGCGAAAACTGGAAAGATTGTAAAAGCTAGGCAAATGTTTGATAAAATTACTCATCGAGATGTTGTATCTTGGAATGCCATGATTGGAGGACTTGCCATGCATGGGCTTTTCAGCGATGTGGTCGAGCTATTTGGACAGATGCGAGAATTAGCAATTGAGCCCAACGATGTAACCTTTGTTGGGTTGCTAACTGCTTGTGTGCATGCAGGTCTAGTTGAGATGGGCTGTCGAATTTATGACTTCATGGAAACTGATTTTGGGATCATTCCTCAAATTGAGCATTGTGCTTGCATCGTTGATCTCTTCTGCCGGGCTGGGCTGGTGAGAGATGCTTATGCGTTCATAAGAAAGATGGTTCTAAAGCCTAATGCTGTTATATGGGGTACACTGCTGAGTGCTTGCAGGATCTGCAACGATGTAAAGTTGGCTGAGTTTGCGGCCAAGGAGCTGATGATATTGGAACCCAACAACTCGGGGAATTATGTACTCCTGTCAAACATATATGCAAATGCTGGCAGGTGGGATGATGCAGTGAGGTTGAGGGCCTTGATGAAGGAGAAAGGAGTACAGAAGAATCCAGCTTATAGTTGGATAGAGGTAGAAAACGTTGTTCATAAGTTTTTGGTTGGTGACACATCGCACCCTCAATCGGATGAAATTTATTGTGCCCTCGAATGCCTGGGCCTTGCCATCGAAGAGAGCAATGAATATATGTCTCTTTCTAGATGA